DNA from Salinispora arenicola:
TTGCGACCCGGGAAGCGTCGCGTGCGGCACCGACCGCGGTATAGGCGCCCAGCGCCAATTCGAAGGTCCGAACAGTATTGCTCCGATCGGACCGCCGCCCGGCCAGCAAGCCGGCCAAGTCCTCCCTCGCGGACGCCCCGCACCACTGGTCAGGGTAGATGTTCGCCGCCTCCCGCAACTTGCCGGGATTCTCCTCCAGCAGTCCGGCGGCGTGTAACGCCGCGCCGCGGATGACGCGGAATCCCAAATGTTCCGTGGCCGCGACCGCGGCCGCCGTCACCGTTGCTTCCGCAAGCTCACGGGCACCCAGCTTGCAGGAGGCGCGAACCAGCCACGACGCCGCCGCCGGCTCGGACACCAGGAGTTGGCGAAGAATGAGACGGTCGTTGACGATTCCGGCGATGAGACCGGCCGCCCTGTCCGTCTCGCCGCGCGCCTCTGCCACCTGCGCGGTCACCCACGCTCCCGCGGCCTGCCCGAAGTAGCCCAGCAAGGCTTCACCGGTCAACTTGTCCACGAAGTGCAGGCAGGTTCTCATGTCCGCCCGGCGGAACGCGGCGAGCGCCAGCACCACGTAGCCGATGGGCAGCAACAGCCGGGCTTCGCAACGCTCCGCGGCGCGCAGCCCCGCCTGCACGTCGGCCAGGCCGTCGTCGACGAACCCCCTGGCGAACAGCAACTCACCCCGAATGATCTGCGACGTCGCGGTCACGAGCAGCGACTCCGACCCACCCCTGTGCAGCTCGGGGGCGTTGATCGCCCGCCAGCCGACCGTGAGCTCCCTGGCCTTGGTCAGCAACGCGACCCGCCAGAAGGGAGCCAGCGTACAGAACTCGTGGCGCTCCTCGCACCTCGTGTCGACCGCCGCCGCGGCGTACTGCAACCCCTCGTCGAGCCGCCCGTTGTACCACGACAGT
Protein-coding regions in this window:
- a CDS encoding helix-turn-helix transcriptional regulator → MQYAAAAVDTRCEERHEFCTLAPFWRVALLTKARELTVGWRAINAPELHRGGSESLLVTATSQIIRGELLFARGFVDDGLADVQAGLRAAERCEARLLLPIGYVVLALAAFRRADMRTCLHFVDKLTGEALLGYFGQAAGAWVTAQVAEARGETDRAAGLIAGIVNDRLILRQLLVSEPAAASWLVRASCKLGARELAEATVTAAAVAATEHLGFRVIRGAALHAAGLLEENPGKLREAANIYPDQWCGASAREDLAGLLAGRRSDRSNTVRTFELALGAYTAVGAARDASRVANKLRDFGVRRGVVRPVQRSGNQPHGLTNMEFAVAELVSQGHTNNEVGRQLFISRHTVAFHLKKVYQKMSITSRVELAASWKQPHGGASPNIREYDDGGGRW